Proteins encoded by one window of Bacteroidales bacterium:
- a CDS encoding acyl-CoA reductase codes for MTTVPTLENRIQSFVRLGTIIKEYYLGILSGTSNECVILDSAIAKASLMNPWFTGTNIHFAMSTWAETLTESNLQQWIFPYSGSMDPVVMKKIAVIMAGNIPLVGMHDYLCILLSGNKFIGKLSRNDSILLPAIHELLCTIEPGFIQMVEFENEKLKGYDAVIATGSNNTARYFEYYFADVPHIIRKTRNGVAIIQGNETEKDLQALGIDICQFFGLGCRSISKVYLPRGYNPQLILEACTSFSALLNDHHKYMNNYIYQKTILQMNLAYFYDNGTLIMVENDAFASPVSVVNFGYYDSIEVLDTFLEAESSNIQCIVMAGHPDGKTEPGTSQKPALWEYADGVDTLKFLIGL; via the coding sequence ATGACAACAGTTCCAACCCTGGAAAATAGAATTCAGAGTTTCGTTCGCCTGGGCACCATTATTAAAGAGTACTACCTTGGCATTCTTTCAGGGACATCAAATGAATGTGTTATACTGGATTCTGCAATCGCTAAGGCATCCCTTATGAATCCCTGGTTTACAGGTACCAACATCCATTTTGCGATGTCAACATGGGCTGAAACACTCACAGAATCGAATTTGCAGCAATGGATATTTCCCTATAGCGGGTCAATGGATCCGGTTGTGATGAAAAAAATTGCTGTAATCATGGCTGGAAACATTCCCCTGGTGGGCATGCATGATTACTTATGTATACTTCTTTCAGGAAATAAATTCATTGGGAAACTTTCAAGGAATGATTCCATTCTTTTGCCAGCGATTCATGAACTTCTTTGCACCATCGAACCAGGGTTTATTCAAATGGTAGAATTTGAAAATGAAAAGCTGAAAGGGTATGATGCTGTGATTGCTACTGGCAGCAATAATACTGCCCGCTATTTTGAGTATTATTTTGCAGATGTTCCTCATATTATAAGGAAAACCAGGAATGGGGTAGCCATTATACAAGGTAATGAGACGGAGAAGGATTTGCAGGCATTAGGAATTGATATTTGCCAGTTCTTCGGATTAGGCTGCAGAAGTATCTCAAAAGTTTACCTGCCCCGTGGATATAATCCTCAATTGATCCTGGAGGCCTGTACTTCATTTTCAGCACTTCTCAATGATCACCATAAGTATATGAATAACTACATTTATCAAAAGACGATTCTTCAGATGAACCTGGCTTACTTTTATGACAATGGCACCCTTATTATGGTTGAAAATGATGCTTTTGCTTCACCGGTTTCCGTTGTAAATTTCGGCTATTATGACAGTATTGAGGTGCTGGATACTTTCCTTGAAGCAGAAAGCTCCAATATTCAGTGTATTGTAATGGCCGGACATCCGGATGGTAAAACAGAGCCGGGAACCTCCCAGAAACCAGCATTATGGGAGTATGCAGATGGAGTAGATACATTAAAATTCCTCATTGGACTATGA
- a CDS encoding type B 50S ribosomal protein L31, with protein MKKDIHPKEYRLVVFKDISNDHSFMTRSTVATKESVVWEDGKEYPLVKLEISNTSHPFYTGKIKLVDTAGRVDKFRQKFEKHLQMKNKAK; from the coding sequence ATGAAAAAAGACATCCATCCCAAAGAATACCGACTGGTCGTATTTAAAGATATCTCAAATGATCATTCATTCATGACCCGTTCAACGGTTGCCACTAAAGAATCAGTTGTTTGGGAAGACGGCAAGGAATACCCACTTGTCAAGCTTGAAATTTCAAACACCTCTCACCCTTTCTATACTGGTAAGATTAAACTGGTTGATACTGCCGGTCGTGTTGATAAGTTCCGTCAGAAATTTGAGAAACATCTCCAAATGAAAAATAAAGCCAAATAA
- the lon gene encoding endopeptidase La, whose product MSNLLEDETEFIPLLSAEDEELINAEKVPADLPILPLRNTVLFPGVVIPITVGRDKSIRLIKEYYKGSRIIGVVSQKDPEIEDPAFEDLNRIGTVAYIIKILQMPDGNTTAIIQGKKRFELGNLLQSDPYFKASVAEFDSPSAYLKDDKSFEALIASIKDLSIQIISQSPNLPSEAAFAIKNIESSVFLVNFVASNLNIELSEKQNLLGIKDLDQRANMVLSLLTKELQMLDLKNQIQNKVKVDMDKQQRDYLLNQQLRLIQEELGNNPNEQQLNDLKQKAASKKWPESVGATFDKEMSKIIRMNPAAMEYSMQLNYLEAIVDLPWESYTEDNFDLKNAQDVLDKDHYGMDKVKERIIEYLAVLKLKGDMKSPILCLVGPPGVGKTSLGKSIAKALGRSYIRMSLGGLHDESEIRGHRRTYIGAMPGRIIQSIRKAKFSNPVFVLDEIDKVSGMTVNGDPSAALLEVLDPEQNLAFYDNFLEIEYDLSKVMFIATANTLSTIHPALRDRMEIIDLSGYLLEEKIEIAKRHLIPKQLREHGMTTKTISFPKATLEKLIEDYTRESGVRLLEKNIAKVIRSRAKYIAMNETFNKSITPDNLQGILGNSIFQQEKSFSNKVAGVVTGLAWTAVGGEILFVEVSLSPGKGNLTITGNLGDVMKESATIAYEYLKAHAWMLSIPVEIFEKWNVHIHVPEGATPKDGPSAGITMFTALASAFTQRKVKSKLAMTGEITLRGRVLPVGGIKEKILAAKRARITDIILSSDNRKEIEDIKKEYIKGVNFHYINEMIEVIELGLTKEKVDSPLNLN is encoded by the coding sequence ATGTCGAACTTGCTTGAAGATGAAACTGAATTCATTCCTTTGCTTTCAGCGGAGGACGAAGAATTAATCAATGCAGAAAAAGTACCTGCAGATTTACCCATATTACCTTTACGAAATACTGTTCTTTTTCCCGGTGTTGTGATTCCCATCACAGTTGGAAGGGATAAATCAATTCGACTGATAAAGGAATATTATAAAGGAAGCCGGATCATTGGAGTTGTTTCCCAGAAAGATCCTGAAATCGAAGACCCGGCATTTGAAGATCTCAACAGGATTGGTACGGTAGCCTATATTATCAAAATACTCCAGATGCCTGATGGCAATACTACCGCCATTATCCAGGGAAAGAAACGATTTGAATTAGGGAATCTGCTTCAGAGTGACCCTTATTTCAAGGCCTCGGTTGCTGAGTTTGATTCTCCTTCTGCCTATTTAAAGGATGACAAATCTTTTGAAGCACTTATAGCTTCCATCAAAGATTTATCTATTCAAATCATCAGCCAGTCACCTAATCTGCCCAGTGAAGCGGCTTTTGCAATAAAAAACATTGAGAGTTCTGTCTTCCTGGTGAATTTTGTAGCTTCTAACCTTAATATTGAGCTTTCAGAAAAGCAGAACTTACTTGGTATAAAGGATCTGGATCAGCGGGCAAATATGGTATTGTCGCTGCTTACCAAGGAATTACAAATGCTTGACCTAAAGAACCAGATCCAGAATAAAGTGAAGGTTGATATGGATAAGCAGCAGCGTGATTATCTGTTAAACCAGCAACTAAGGCTTATCCAGGAAGAACTTGGAAATAATCCCAATGAGCAGCAGCTGAATGATTTAAAACAAAAGGCTGCTTCCAAAAAATGGCCCGAATCTGTAGGGGCTACATTTGACAAGGAAATGAGCAAAATCATCCGGATGAATCCTGCTGCAATGGAATATTCCATGCAGTTGAATTACCTGGAAGCTATTGTTGATCTGCCATGGGAAAGCTATACAGAAGACAATTTTGATCTGAAAAATGCCCAGGATGTTTTGGATAAAGACCATTACGGAATGGACAAAGTAAAGGAACGTATCATTGAATACCTTGCAGTGCTTAAGCTCAAAGGTGACATGAAATCACCCATTCTTTGTTTGGTGGGCCCTCCGGGTGTTGGTAAAACTTCCCTCGGAAAGTCTATCGCCAAAGCATTAGGACGCAGTTATATTCGAATGTCTTTAGGGGGCCTGCATGATGAATCAGAAATCAGAGGCCACAGACGCACCTATATTGGAGCTATGCCCGGCAGGATCATACAAAGTATTCGGAAAGCAAAATTTTCAAACCCTGTATTTGTTCTTGATGAAATCGATAAAGTTTCAGGTATGACGGTAAATGGTGACCCTTCGGCTGCTTTGCTTGAAGTACTGGATCCTGAACAAAACCTGGCTTTCTACGATAATTTCCTTGAAATCGAATATGACCTCTCTAAGGTAATGTTCATTGCCACAGCCAATACATTGAGTACCATCCATCCCGCTCTTCGCGACAGGATGGAGATTATTGACCTGAGTGGTTACTTACTTGAAGAGAAGATTGAAATAGCCAAAAGGCACTTGATTCCCAAGCAATTGAGAGAGCATGGCATGACTACAAAAACGATCTCCTTCCCTAAAGCAACACTGGAGAAACTTATTGAAGACTATACCAGGGAATCGGGTGTTCGTCTGCTGGAAAAAAATATTGCCAAAGTTATCCGAAGCAGGGCAAAATATATTGCTATGAATGAGACTTTTAATAAGTCTATTACCCCTGATAACCTCCAGGGTATTCTTGGAAATTCGATTTTCCAGCAAGAAAAGAGCTTTTCCAATAAAGTTGCCGGTGTGGTGACAGGATTAGCCTGGACTGCAGTGGGTGGTGAGATCCTTTTTGTTGAAGTCAGTTTAAGTCCGGGAAAGGGTAATCTCACAATTACCGGAAACCTTGGAGATGTCATGAAGGAATCAGCAACCATTGCTTATGAATACCTGAAAGCACATGCCTGGATGCTCAGTATTCCTGTTGAAATATTCGAAAAATGGAATGTTCATATTCATGTTCCTGAGGGTGCCACACCAAAAGACGGTCCTTCCGCAGGGATCACAATGTTCACGGCCCTGGCTTCTGCATTTACCCAACGAAAAGTAAAGAGTAAACTTGCCATGACCGGCGAAATCACTCTTCGGGGAAGGGTTCTTCCTGTAGGAGGAATCAAGGAGAAGATACTGGCCGCAAAACGTGCAAGGATTACAGATATCATCCTTTCTTCAGATAATAGAAAAGAGATTGAGGACATCAAGAAAGAGTACATTAAAGGGGTGAATTTTCATTACATCAATGAAATGATCGAAGTGATTGAACTTGGACTTACCAAAGAAAAAGTTGACTCCCCCCTTAATCTGAATTAG
- a CDS encoding T9SS type A sorting domain-containing protein yields MNRISLLTFFLLISLLTTAQVQKFSRGHEYCHAKKIQNELSGMSKQFSPNAPAHSFDVLDYSMELDLMNNYSSPYPRNFQGNIVIQFRIDTALNAIELNANTLSLTIDSVGMAASAFTHSNNLLNISLDRTYLPGEIAMIKIYYQHNNVEDNAVYVSGGFLFTDCEPEGARKWFPCYDHPSDKATVSVKAKVPANVKLASNGRLQDSIPGTNSITYHWISRDPVATYLVILTSKVNYKLDIVYWTNPNTNEVVPMRFYYNNNENPGPMEAIIGDMTTFFSHEFGDHPFEKNGFATLNNQFAWGGMENQTLTSLCPDCWDEWLVAHEFAHQWFGDMITCATWADIFLNEGFATWTEAHWTENVSGYSAYKNEIDGNASYYLSANPGWAISNPDWAVNTPSSNTLFNYAITYMKGSCVLHQLRYVLGDSLYFAGIKAYATDTVDFKYKSATIGDFKTKMETVTEQELDWFFDAWIYKPNHPSYKNVYSFKPLQDGKWQVTFTARQQQASLYYWQMPIELRISFMNLTDTIIRVFNSYNNQIFTFEFDQQPANLQFDPHNDIVLKQASTIVSIDEPEAQNPGISVFPTQFDSQVIIRYSLDQPSNSNITVTDPMGRVVFQKSLPKQSAGIHEFEWDGSNLPSGFYFLNFSSGNQVKSFKIIRQ; encoded by the coding sequence ATGAATCGCATCTCCTTACTTACTTTTTTCCTTCTTATTTCTTTGCTCACGACTGCACAAGTCCAGAAATTCTCAAGGGGACATGAATACTGCCATGCAAAAAAAATCCAAAATGAATTATCCGGCATGTCGAAGCAATTCTCTCCAAATGCCCCGGCTCATTCTTTTGATGTTTTGGACTACTCCATGGAACTTGACCTGATGAATAACTATTCATCCCCATATCCCAGGAATTTTCAGGGTAACATAGTGATTCAATTCAGAATTGATACTGCTTTAAACGCGATAGAACTTAATGCAAATACTCTGTCACTTACGATTGATTCGGTCGGTATGGCAGCATCTGCTTTTACACATTCAAATAATCTTTTAAATATTTCACTCGACAGGACCTATCTGCCTGGTGAAATAGCAATGATTAAAATTTATTATCAGCATAATAATGTGGAAGACAATGCAGTATATGTATCCGGAGGATTCCTTTTCACCGATTGTGAACCGGAAGGTGCAAGGAAATGGTTCCCCTGTTACGATCATCCCAGTGATAAAGCCACAGTCTCAGTTAAGGCTAAGGTCCCTGCTAATGTCAAATTGGCTTCCAATGGCAGGCTGCAGGATTCCATTCCCGGAACCAATTCAATTACCTATCATTGGATAAGCCGTGATCCTGTGGCAACTTACCTTGTTATCCTTACCTCTAAAGTGAATTATAAACTGGATATTGTCTATTGGACCAACCCCAATACCAATGAAGTGGTACCCATGCGTTTCTATTATAACAACAATGAAAACCCCGGACCTATGGAGGCTATCATAGGGGATATGACTACATTCTTTTCTCATGAATTTGGGGATCATCCTTTTGAAAAGAATGGTTTTGCCACTTTAAATAATCAATTTGCATGGGGCGGAATGGAGAACCAGACATTAACCAGTCTTTGTCCGGATTGCTGGGACGAATGGTTAGTAGCGCATGAATTTGCCCACCAGTGGTTTGGTGATATGATCACTTGTGCTACCTGGGCAGATATTTTCCTAAATGAAGGTTTTGCAACATGGACTGAAGCTCACTGGACTGAGAATGTGTCCGGATATAGTGCCTACAAAAATGAAATAGATGGAAATGCCAGCTATTACCTGTCAGCGAACCCGGGTTGGGCAATTTCTAACCCTGACTGGGCGGTTAACACGCCAAGTTCCAATACCTTGTTTAATTATGCCATCACATACATGAAAGGTAGCTGTGTGTTGCACCAATTAAGATATGTATTGGGTGACAGCCTTTATTTTGCAGGTATCAAAGCCTATGCAACTGATACAGTAGATTTCAAATATAAATCTGCAACAATAGGTGATTTTAAAACCAAGATGGAAACTGTCACCGAACAGGAGCTGGATTGGTTCTTTGATGCCTGGATATACAAACCTAACCATCCCTCTTATAAAAATGTCTATTCTTTTAAACCCCTACAGGATGGTAAATGGCAGGTGACCTTTACTGCACGCCAGCAACAGGCTTCATTATATTATTGGCAGATGCCCATTGAATTAAGAATCAGTTTTATGAACCTCACTGACACCATAATCAGGGTTTTCAACAGTTATAATAACCAGATTTTTACTTTTGAATTTGATCAGCAACCCGCCAACCTACAGTTTGATCCTCATAATGATATTGTCCTAAAACAAGCCAGTACCATTGTCTCTATCGATGAACCTGAAGCTCAGAATCCGGGAATATCAGTATTTCCAACGCAGTTTGATAGTCAGGTAATTATAAGGTATTCACTTGACCAGCCTTCTAATTCAAATATAACTGTAACTGATCCAATGGGTAGGGTCGTTTTTCAGAAGTCGCTGCCAAAACAATCAGCCGGAATCCATGAATTCGAATGGGATGGTAGTAATTTGCCCTCTGGTTTTTATTTCCTAAACTTTAGTTCCGGAAACCAGGTAAAATCTTTTAAAATTATCAGGCAATAA
- a CDS encoding ABC transporter substrate-binding protein, whose translation MPRFLALFFVLMIFCLISSCRHSQKSDNKRTVFRYNESSGISSLDPAFARNQANIWAINQLFNGLLQLDEQLSPQPCIAKSWIISENGLVYTFHLRNDVYFHDSGIFTFGKGRKVVANDFVYSFNRLTDPTTASPGAWIFNQVEQVNNKYAFKALNDTTLEIRLKSPFPPFPGLLCMQYCSVIPREAIDAYGADFRKNPIGTGPFRLKYWKEGVKLVMEKNQHYFENENGATLPYLDAISVSFIVDKQSAFLEFIKGNLDFMSGIDASYKDELLSRSGELNPKYASKISLTKAPYLNTEYLGILVDSSMRSNANNPLSDQYIRQAINYGFDRVKMMQYLRNNIGIAGTAGFIPPGLPWFETSEIPGYNFNPALAKELMAKAGYPGGAGLPPITLSTNASYLDLCKYIQSQLNELGFDIRIDVSPPATLRDMIAKSEVPFFRGSWIADYPDAENYLSLFTTANFCPVGPNYTHFSDKEFDKLYNQALTERNDSVRGKLYMKMDQLIMKKAPVVVLYYDQVLRFSGNNIRNLGSNPLNLLTLKKVQKINLSNQ comes from the coding sequence ATGCCCAGGTTCTTAGCATTATTCTTTGTTTTGATGATTTTCTGTTTGATTTCTTCCTGCAGGCATTCACAAAAATCAGACAACAAACGAACAGTTTTCAGGTACAATGAATCCTCAGGAATCAGTTCTCTTGATCCGGCATTTGCAAGGAACCAGGCTAATATCTGGGCTATTAACCAGCTTTTCAATGGTTTATTACAGTTAGATGAACAGCTTTCCCCACAACCTTGTATTGCTAAAAGCTGGATTATTTCGGAGAATGGATTAGTTTATACTTTTCATTTACGCAATGATGTTTATTTTCATGACTCCGGAATTTTCACTTTCGGGAAAGGCAGAAAAGTGGTTGCGAATGATTTTGTATATAGTTTCAACCGACTGACAGACCCCACTACAGCATCCCCAGGCGCCTGGATTTTTAACCAGGTTGAACAGGTTAATAACAAATATGCCTTTAAAGCATTGAATGACACTACCCTGGAAATCAGGCTAAAATCACCATTCCCACCCTTTCCAGGCTTATTATGTATGCAATACTGTTCTGTAATTCCAAGGGAGGCTATTGATGCCTATGGAGCTGATTTCAGAAAAAATCCGATTGGAACAGGTCCATTCAGATTGAAATATTGGAAAGAGGGTGTAAAACTGGTAATGGAAAAGAACCAGCACTATTTTGAGAATGAAAATGGAGCCACCCTCCCCTACCTGGATGCCATTTCCGTAAGCTTTATTGTTGATAAGCAATCAGCATTCCTGGAATTTATCAAAGGGAACCTCGATTTTATGTCTGGAATTGATGCCAGTTATAAAGATGAATTACTTAGTCGTTCAGGAGAGTTAAACCCGAAGTATGCATCGAAGATTTCACTTACTAAAGCGCCATACCTTAATACTGAGTACCTGGGCATACTGGTGGATAGCAGTATGAGGTCAAATGCAAACAATCCACTTTCCGATCAATATATCAGGCAGGCAATCAATTACGGATTCGACAGAGTTAAAATGATGCAATATCTTCGCAATAATATTGGTATTGCAGGCACTGCAGGATTTATTCCACCCGGTTTGCCCTGGTTCGAGACCTCTGAGATACCCGGTTATAATTTCAACCCAGCCCTGGCAAAGGAACTAATGGCAAAAGCCGGTTACCCCGGTGGGGCTGGATTGCCCCCTATAACTCTATCAACCAATGCATCCTACCTGGATCTGTGCAAGTATATACAGAGCCAGCTGAATGAATTAGGTTTCGATATTCGCATTGATGTTTCCCCTCCGGCTACCCTTCGTGATATGATTGCCAAATCGGAAGTGCCTTTTTTCCGCGGTTCATGGATTGCCGATTATCCTGATGCTGAAAACTACTTATCACTTTTTACCACTGCTAATTTCTGTCCGGTTGGGCCCAATTATACTCATTTCTCTGATAAAGAATTTGACAAACTTTATAACCAGGCTTTAACAGAAAGGAATGACAGTGTAAGAGGAAAATTATATATGAAGATGGATCAGCTGATCATGAAAAAAGCGCCGGTGGTTGTGTTGTATTATGATCAGGTGCTACGATTTAGTGGAAATAATATCAGGAATCTTGGAAGCAATCCACTTAACCTGCTAACATTGAAAAAAGTACAGAAAATAAACCTTAGTAATCAATAG
- a CDS encoding 4-hydroxy-tetrahydrodipicolinate synthase produces MNSRFKGTGVALVTPFHKQGTIDFGSLEKLVEHCIAGGINYLVVQGTTAETATLNKEEKHALAEYIVEIVNKRVPLVLGIGGNNTQDVVNVLRSCTCDGFDAILTVTPFYNKPQQRGLYLHYKNISVVSPLPIIMYNVPSRTSVNMKAETTLQLAHDFDNIIGIKEASGNLEQIMDIVKDKPKEFLVISGDDLLTLPLLSMGCEGVISVVANAYPQEFSQMVQLGLKGEFKKARELHFKLTEFIKALFIDGNPAGIKAALEIKGILANNLRLPLVKVEKNIYNQIASLIQELDASK; encoded by the coding sequence ATGAATTCAAGATTCAAAGGAACTGGTGTTGCCCTGGTCACGCCTTTTCATAAACAAGGAACCATTGATTTCGGCTCACTTGAGAAACTGGTCGAACATTGTATAGCAGGTGGCATCAATTATCTTGTTGTTCAAGGGACTACGGCTGAAACGGCAACTCTGAACAAAGAAGAAAAGCATGCCCTCGCTGAGTATATTGTTGAAATTGTCAACAAACGCGTTCCACTCGTATTGGGTATAGGAGGTAATAATACACAGGATGTAGTTAATGTGCTCAGGTCCTGCACCTGTGATGGCTTTGATGCCATCCTGACGGTTACTCCATTTTATAACAAACCCCAACAAAGAGGATTGTATCTGCATTATAAAAATATTTCAGTTGTCAGCCCTTTGCCTATTATCATGTATAATGTTCCTTCACGGACAAGTGTGAACATGAAAGCTGAGACAACCCTGCAGCTGGCACATGATTTTGATAATATCATCGGCATCAAGGAAGCCTCTGGAAATCTTGAACAGATAATGGATATTGTAAAAGACAAGCCTAAGGAATTTCTTGTTATTTCAGGTGATGACCTGTTAACATTACCATTGTTATCTATGGGTTGTGAAGGTGTGATCTCTGTTGTGGCTAATGCATATCCACAGGAATTCTCTCAAATGGTGCAATTAGGATTAAAAGGTGAATTCAAGAAAGCCCGGGAGTTACATTTCAAACTAACTGAATTTATTAAGGCTTTATTCATTGACGGGAATCCGGCAGGAATTAAAGCTGCATTGGAAATCAAGGGAATACTGGCAAACAACCTTAGACTACCTTTAGTTAAAGTAGAGAAAAACATCTATAACCAGATAGCATCTCTCATTCAGGAACTGGATGCCAGCAAGTAA
- a CDS encoding T9SS type A sorting domain-containing protein gives MKQLFTLIAGILLIINVSAQDNSRNLESANQQLDSRGEVYFQFNLEDRQDIGLISRMISVDKITGNQVIAYANKKEFQKFLEYTSEFETLLPPSLSVYAEMSDDPKQVLDWNYYPTYTAYETIMSDFAANNPDICRLITITTLSSGRKIQALKITDNPDIQENEPEFLYTSSIHGDETTGYILMLHLIDYLLTNYTTDPRITEMINNTEIYINPLANPDGTYKGGNGSVNGATRGNANNVDLNRNYADPAAGPHPDGNPWQPETIAFMNFAGFHHFVMSANFHGGAEVLNYPWDTWSRLAADNDWWVHVCREYADTVHAHAPSNYLRDFDNGITNGYAWYTITGGRQDYMNFFRNCREVTMEISNTKLLPANQLINHWNYNYRSLLNYIEQCNYGLHGVVSDSITGAPLNARVFISGHDQDSSHVFTDPTVGDYHRLLKAGQYNVTFSAAGHYPKTITVQITDFQKLDLNVQLYDGKLHTNFTSDVNYVQIGSSVHFQDQSAGSPDSWRWEFEGGTPSSSIDQNPAIVYNEIGNFNVKLVISRTGSNDSLVKEGYISVKEGLNIGNQSATICDALFFDSGGASTAYSNNESTVMTISPTGQNNKLKASFIRFNLEDSQDCLNDWLKVYDGTTTSSALIGTYCGNQLPADIQSTNILGALTFEFHSNNEITAEGWTILLECDSNVGIEEKTTTNIKVYPNPVTDGFFEVQANNPIENITMFDAQGRRVSYSEPNHNIVRVSTKVSNGIYVLKIRIQGKEYSQKIIISQPQ, from the coding sequence ATGAAACAACTTTTTACCCTAATTGCAGGTATTCTCCTGATCATAAATGTTTCTGCACAGGATAATTCCAGGAACCTGGAGAGTGCCAACCAACAACTAGATAGCCGTGGAGAAGTCTATTTTCAGTTTAACCTTGAAGACAGGCAAGATATTGGATTGATTTCAAGGATGATATCTGTAGATAAAATTACAGGGAATCAGGTCATTGCATATGCCAATAAAAAAGAGTTTCAGAAATTCCTGGAATACACATCGGAGTTTGAGACACTTTTGCCTCCTTCACTTTCAGTTTATGCCGAGATGTCTGATGATCCAAAACAGGTACTGGACTGGAATTATTATCCTACCTATACTGCCTATGAAACAATTATGTCGGATTTTGCAGCCAATAACCCCGATATATGCCGTTTGATCACCATAACCACACTAAGCAGTGGTCGTAAAATTCAGGCTTTAAAAATCACAGATAACCCTGACATTCAAGAAAATGAACCGGAATTTTTATACACCTCTTCCATTCACGGGGATGAAACAACCGGATATATCCTGATGCTTCACCTTATCGATTATCTCCTCACCAACTACACCACTGATCCGCGGATCACAGAGATGATCAACAATACTGAAATTTATATTAACCCGCTCGCTAATCCTGATGGAACCTATAAAGGTGGTAATGGTTCTGTAAATGGAGCTACCCGGGGCAATGCCAATAATGTTGATCTCAACAGGAATTATGCAGACCCTGCTGCAGGCCCACATCCTGATGGTAACCCATGGCAACCTGAAACTATTGCCTTTATGAATTTCGCAGGATTTCACCACTTTGTCATGTCTGCAAATTTCCACGGGGGTGCTGAAGTGCTCAATTATCCCTGGGATACCTGGTCACGTCTTGCCGCAGATAATGACTGGTGGGTACATGTATGCCGGGAATATGCTGATACCGTTCATGCTCATGCCCCATCAAATTACTTAAGAGATTTTGATAATGGGATTACCAATGGTTATGCCTGGTATACCATTACCGGCGGACGGCAGGATTACATGAATTTCTTCAGGAATTGCAGGGAAGTTACTATGGAAATTTCTAACACTAAGCTGCTGCCTGCCAATCAATTGATTAATCATTGGAATTATAACTACCGTTCACTCCTCAATTATATTGAACAATGCAATTATGGCCTTCACGGAGTAGTTTCTGATTCAATTACTGGTGCTCCTTTAAATGCGAGGGTTTTTATTTCCGGACATGACCAGGATAGTTCACATGTTTTTACTGATCCCACAGTGGGTGATTACCATCGATTATTAAAAGCAGGTCAATATAATGTTACTTTTTCTGCTGCAGGTCATTATCCCAAAACCATAACTGTTCAGATTACAGATTTCCAGAAACTTGATCTCAATGTTCAGTTGTATGATGGTAAACTTCACACCAACTTCACCAGTGATGTGAATTATGTGCAGATAGGATCATCTGTTCATTTCCAGGATCAATCAGCAGGGAGTCCGGATAGTTGGAGATGGGAATTTGAGGGAGGCACACCTTCATCCTCAATTGACCAGAATCCTGCCATCGTTTATAATGAAATCGGGAATTTCAATGTAAAACTTGTCATCAGCAGGACCGGAAGTAATGACTCACTGGTTAAAGAAGGTTATATTTCAGTCAAGGAAGGTTTAAATATTGGAAATCAATCAGCTACTATCTGTGACGCATTGTTTTTTGATTCCGGCGGAGCATCAACTGCATATTCAAATAATGAATCAACTGTGATGACAATATCTCCTACAGGACAAAATAATAAGCTAAAGGCCAGTTTTATAAGGTTCAACCTTGAAGATTCGCAGGACTGTTTAAATGACTGGTTAAAGGTTTATGACGGAACCACAACTTCATCAGCCCTGATAGGTACCTACTGCGGTAATCAGCTCCCTGCTGATATTCAATCGACTAACATACTGGGTGCTCTTACTTTTGAATTCCATTCTAATAATGAGATCACCGCAGAAGGATGGACAATTTTACTTGAATGTGACTCAAATGTTGGAATTGAAGAAAAAACAACCACCAATATCAAGGTCTATCCCAATCCTGTTACAGATGGTTTTTTTGAAGTTCAGGCAAACAACCCTATTGAAAACATAACTATGTTTGATGCCCAGGGGCGCAGGGTAAGTTATTCAGAGCCCAACCACAATATTGTACGAGTTTCCACTAAGGTTTCGAATGGCATTTACGTGCTGAAAATCAGAATACAAGGCAAAGAATATTCTCAAAAGATCATCATTTCTCAGCCTCAATAA